The Myroides fluvii region GTAGGGATTTGATTGCCACGGTAACCACCAACATTCGCATTGAAATACAATTTGTAAACAATGGAAACAGGCTCATTAATGAAAGGTTTTGTCTTGGAAACTTCTGCCACTAAATGAACCTTATCTAAGGATTCTTGTTGCACTTGGTTCATCTGTTGGCGCGGATCTTGACGCTCAATAGCATCTGTTACCGTAATAATAATAGGATTCGTCGTATAGGTTTCTCCATCAATTACAATACTAGCTTTTCCAATGGTTATTTTTCCTTTTCTCTTGGGTTTTAAAAGGTAAGAAAAAGATTTTTTGAATGATTTTTTTCCATTCATCCAAGCATAGCTAACAGCACTATTAGGCCCTCCGACTATAGTAAATCCTTCAAAATTTGGAGAGCGAAAATTATCTCCATCACCATTCATTGTAAATTCAATCTGAACAACGTCATTTAAAGGCAATTGTTCCTTATTTACACTTGCCTCGAACGTTGCTTGTGCAGCTAAGGCTTGTGTAAAAAGTACACAAATGAATACAAGATATAGATGTAATGTTTTCATAATTTAAAGCTTACCAATCTTTTTTGCGTTGTGAGGATACTCCTTGTGCTTCGGCTTTTTTATCTCCTTTTTTGTTTTTGTCAATCAGCCTTTGTTGTACGGCTTGTTCATCGCGATTTACGGCATCTAATATACGTTGCATTTGCTCTTTACTTTGTTGCTGCTTCTGCTGTTGTGGATTAGGTTGCTGTTTTTGATCTTGATCTTTATTGTCCTTGTCGTTCTGATCGTTTTTGTTGTCTCCTTGATCTTTCTGATCGTCCTTTTTATCGTCTCCCTTGTCGTTTTGCTTGTTGTCTTGCTTGTTGTCTTGGTTCTGATCTTTATTTTGGTCGTTATTCTGATCTTGGTTTTGATCTTTATTTTGTTGATTCTGATCCTGGTTTTGATCTTGGTTCTGATCTTGATTATCCTGATTTTGATCGTTCTGAGGGTTTTCTTGGTTTAGTTTTTTAGCTACCGCATAGTTGTACCGCGTTTCATCGTCTTTTGGATTATTGCGCAATGCATTTTTATAAGCTTGTTCAGCTGCTTTATAGTTTTTTTCTGCCATATAAGCATTGCCTAGGTTGTGATACGCTTGGTGTTTCGCTTCTTTTGTTTTCGCTTCTATAATGGCTTTATTATAGGCTGAGATAGCCTCCTTATTTTGTTTTTGACGAATAAGACTATTTGCTAAATTATAAGTTGGGGTTTCTTTTTTATCGCTCTTTGATGCGGCTACACGGTAGGCTGCTTCTGCCTGAGTGAATTGCTTCTGCTCATAGGTTTCATTTCCTACAGTTAAAGCACGACCTGCTGATTGTGCCCAGCTAGTCAGCGACGCAAACAGAACCAATCCAAAAGTCAAATATATATGTTTCATTTTTTTACAATCTAAAAGCATTATTCTTTTTCATTGAAGAGATTTAATTTCTTCATCCAACTTGTTTTGCGTTCAAGAATGAATAAATCAATGCAAATGAGGATAAAAGCTAAACCTAAAAACCACTGAAATTGAGATTGAAATTCTGCAATTTGCTGTGATTCAAAATCAGTTTTTTCAATTTTATTGAGCTCATTGGTGATGAGGTCCACGATCTCTTGTGTATTGGACCCGTAGAAGTATTTTCCACCAGTCGCATCAGCAATGTGTTTCAATGTAGAAGGATCTAACTTGGTAATAACAACTTCATTGTCCCAATCGCGCTTGTATTCAAGACCTTTTGCCGTTTTAATCGGAATAGGTCCCCCTTTTTCGGTTCCAACACCTAGGGTAATAATCTTAATATTTTTATCCCTTGCAACTTGAATTGATGCATCAACACCTTCTCCGTGATCTTCCCCATCCGAAATGAGAATCATCACCTTACTCGTTCTTGGGTTGTCAAAGTAATTACTTGCTACGTGAATCGCATCCTCTAGAGCTGTTCCCTGAGAAGAAACCATATCTGTATTCATCGATTGCAAATACATCTTGGCGGCATAATGATCCGTTGTAATGGGTAACATCGGGAATGCACTTCCAGCATATCCAACAATACCAACGCGGTCTGGACCAAGGCTATTGATAATTTGCGAGGTGAGTTGCTTCATTTTTGCCAAGCGATCAGGAGCCATATCTTGAGCAAGCATACTCTTGGAAACGTCAAGAGTAAAAACAATATCGACCCCTTGTCTTTTTACCGTAACGATGCGCGTGCCAATTTTAGGATTGACAAGAGCCAAAACGATACAGATTAAGGCAGCCAAATACAAAGCCGCTTTGATCATCGGTTTATTGGCAGATTTATTTGGAGCTAACGCTTGCATCGCTTTCGCTGTAGCAAACGTCTTTTGCACTTTCTTTTTCCACAGTATTTCCCATACAACAAGCAAGGCAATGACTGCTATTGCAAGTAGTAAAAGAAAATATTTTTTGTCATCTAATTCCCACATAATGCTATTAAATAAATCCTCTAAAAAGTGTTTTACTTAGAATAAAATCTAATGCTAATAAGATAAAAGCAAGAAGAGCGAATAATCTGAATTTCTCGTCTGTATTAACATACTTTTGCTCATCTATTTTTGTTTTTTCTAGCTGATTGATTTCGTCGTATATATTTTTAAGACTTTGTGTATTGGTGGCTCTAAAATATTGACCTCCTGTTTCTTTGGCAATCGTTTTCATCAATTCTTCGTCAAGTTCAACAGGGATTTTCTCATAGCGCAATTCTCCATTTGGACCAAATCCAACGGGAGACTCTGCCAATCCGTTGGTTCCTATTCCAATAGTGTAAATTTTAATGTTGAACTCTTTTGCAATTTGAGTTGCCATTAAGGGGTCTACCGTTCCTGTATTATTCACCCCGTCTGTCAGTAAAATGATGATTTTACTTTTGGCTGGACTTGTTTTTATGCGGTTAATGGCCGTTGTTAGTCCCACACCAATGGCTGTTCCATCGCGTAAATCATCTGAATACTGAATATCGCGAAGTGAATTTAAAAGTAAAGTCTTATCACTCGTTACGGGAGTTTTCGTATAGGCCTCTGCAGCGTAAATCACAATTCCGATGCGATCGGCTACACGTTGACTGACAAAATCCCCTGCCACTTCTTTCAATGCCTCTAAGCGGTTGGGTTTTAAATCGCGCGCTAACATACTCCCTGAAATATCCATAGCCATCACAATATCAATTCCGTGTGTGGAGTGAATTTGATGATCTACGCTGATTACTTGCGGACGTGCGAGTGCTACGATAAGCGCACTGAGTGCAATTGTCTTTAATACGATAGACAAGGGTAAGAGGCGAACTAAAAAGGAGGAATGTCCCGTAAATGCCTCAATAGAACTTAATTTAATCGTTGCCTTTTGTCGTTTTCTATTTCTATACCAAATGAAGATAACAAGAGGTAAGAGTAGAAACAACCAAAAGAATTCAGGATGTAAAAAGGTTGCATTTCTCATAGTTACTGCTCTTGTTTATATTGCATGGAATCGAAAACTTTCTCCGTAATCTCATCGGCATATTGATCTTCTGTATGGTGAAATATCCATACTTGATTTAAAACGTTTTTGCTTTCGTGACTCAATACACAAGTAAAAGCTATTTTTTTATTTTTTCCTTTGTCTTTTTCCAATTTCAGCATGAAACTTCCTTGTGCTTTTAAACCCGTTAATCCCGATGCATTTTCAAATTTCTCATGGGTAAGTTCAATGCCATCCACGTCGTGATTTTTGATAATTAACTTCAAAGCGTGGTCGATAATTTCTTCTTCGGTATATTTAAAGTCTTTGCCGGTAGAAATAGTGCTCAAGGTAATGTATACCGGATCACCCAATTCACCACTTCTGAACTGCTGTATATTGTCGATACCGTCTATTCCACTATCCCCAACGGTAGGGTCGTTTTTTCTCACCAATACTTCGGGTGTGCTTAACGTTAGTCCTACACCACTTCCGTAGGTGCTGTTAATCCATTCTTGTTGAAGGAGGCGTTTTGAAGAGTTGAAAGTGAAAAAACTCAAATTTTGCTCTGAGGTAATATTGATCAAATAAACAACACCAACTACTAGCATCAAAGCTGCAGATACTGCTGTTGGTATACCTACGCGCATTCTCTTTCTCTTTCTTTTGCGCTCTTCTCTCAATCGAATGCGTTCGGTTTGAGTAGCAGCAGAAATAGGATAAGCGGTATTTATTTCATTGATGATATTTTGTGTCTTCGAGGTATCCGCGGTAATTTCATTATCCGCAGGTTGTGATTTAGCAAATTTTACTAAATCGGCTGTATCTAAAATACGCTTGAATTCTTTGATTATTTTAGGATCAATTCTGACTTCCTTATCGCGTAGTGTATTTTTTAAAATGGATATTGTTTCAACGGTGGTTAACTCACGGGCAGAGATGCCAAAGGTGTCTTCAATGAAGGCACGAGCAATATCTGTCATTTCAGAGTAGTAAGGCTTCGCATCTCCACGCGTCCAATTTTGTTTCTCTTCTAGTTGTTTTAACTTGGTTACTGCTTTTTCAAAAGGCGTATTGTATTTATCATCTTCTGTCAGGTTTTTGTCTTGTAGTTTTTTGATAAAAAAGTAAATAACAACCCCGATGAGTATGGATAAAAGAAGAAAGGCCAAATAGTACCAACCCGTAGAAGGAGCAGCGCCAGCTATGGAAATGGATTTAATGTCATACAACGGTGTTTTCAAGGTGTCTACCACAACGTTTTGAACGTTGATTCGAATAGAATCTGTCTTGAATAATTTGGCGTCTATAATGACAGGTAATTCGGGAATCGTAAAACTACCCTCGTCAAATTGTGTTAACTCATATATTTTGATTAGCTCAATGAAATTGTCTTTTTCAATGGTATCAATGGGATATGAGTCTAGTATTTCTAAAGAACCTAAACTTTCCGGTGTTGGAAACAGTACTTTGCTCCCTTTCGAAGTAATAGCTCGTATGCTGTATTGAACCGGTTCGCCTATTTTAATTTCTGTTGTATCTACTTTTGTTTCAAGAGGTAACTGAGCTAACATCAACTGAGAGGATAACAAAAGAATAAGTACGGTAAAGAGATTGAATTTTGTTCTATTCAGTGTCATTTTATCTAGCTTTGAAATACCCTAATAATTTTTTTACATAACTTTCGTCTACACGCATGTTAATCACACCAGCGCCACATTTTTGAAAGGTTTTCTTGAACTGATCTTCTTGTTTTAAAAAATGAGCATTATATTGATTTCTCACTTCTTTACTTCCTGTATTAATTGTGATTTTCTGACCTGTTTCTGCATCAAATGCATTGATAATCCCCACATTAGGCAGTTCTTTTTCGCGTTCATCGTAAATGCGTATACCCGTAATATCGTGTTTTTTTGCAGTTATTTTTAGCGTGCTTTCATAAGGAGGTGTAACAAAGTCAGAGAGGATAAAAACAATGGCTTTTTTCTTTATCACTTTTGATAAGTAGGCCAAAGCTAAACCGACATCAGTTCGTTTGCTTTTGGGTTTAAAGTCAATTAACTCGCGTATGATTCGCAACACGTGCATTTTTCCCTTTTTAGGAGGAACGAATAATTCAATTTGGTCAGAAAACAAAATTAGGCCAATTTTATCGTTGTTTTGCGTAGCAGAAAAGGCTAGTGTAGCGGCTATTTCTGTGACGATATCTTGTTTGAAAGCATCAGTCGAACCGAAGTTTTCAGATGCGCTGATATCGACCATGAGCATCAGTGTGAGTTCTCTTTCTTCTTCGAAAACTTTAATGTAAGGCTCATTGTAACGTGCTGTGACATTCCAATCAATAGCGCGAACATCATCGCCAAATTGATAGGGACGCACTTCAGAAAAAGTCATACCACGTCCTTTAAAGGAAGTATGGTATTCCCCCGAGAAAATATGATCACTTAAACGCTTGGTTTTGATCTCAATTTTTTTGACCTTTTTTAAAATCTCTTTGGTTTCCATTGTAAAAGAATTATTCAAAATAACTATTCCTCATGACGAGGAATAACTGTGAAATAAATAGTTGTTGTCCACAGTTTTTAATACTATGGCACTTCTATTTCGTTTACAATTTGATTGATAATATCAACGGAGGTAATACTTTCTGCTTCTGCTTCGTAGGTAACACCAATACGGTGGCGTAATACATCAATAACTACAGCGCGAACATCTTCCGGAATCACATATCCTCTTCGTTTGATAAAAGCGTAGCACTTAGCAGCAGCAGCTAGGTTGATACTACCACGCGGTGACGCTCCAAAACTGATGAGTGGCTTTAGTTTTTCTAATTTAAACTGTTCAGGATATCTTGTTGCAAAGATGATGTCTAAGATGTATTTCTCTATTTTTTCATCCATGTACACCTTTTTAACGGCCTCTTGTGCGCGTTTAATTTGGTCTAAGGTTACCACGGGATTTATCGTTTGTTTTTCACCCGCTAGATTCTGGCGAATAACTAAGCGTTCTTCTTCTAATTTTGGATAGTCAATAACCGTTTTTAGCATAAAACGGTCCATTTGTGCTTCCGGTAATGGGTAAGTCCCTTCTTGTTCAACAGGATTTTGCGTTGCCATAACTAGAAAAGGCTTGTCTAACACATAGGTTGTGTCGCTTATCGTTACTTGCTTTTCTTGCATCGCTTCTAACAGCGCAGATTGCACTTTTGCTGGAGCACGGTTAATCTCATCCGCTAGAATGAAATTAGCAAACACAGGCCCTTTTCGTATGGTGAAGTCATTTTCTTTTACGTTGTAAATCATGGTACCAATCACATCGGCCGGTAACAAATCGGGCGTAAACTGAATTCGGTTAAAGCTACCGTGTACCGCTTTGGCTAAGGTATTAATTGCGAGTGTTTTTGCTAACCCAGGCACCCCTTCCAATAAGATGTGTCCTTGTCCTAGTAATCCAATTAACAATCGATCAATCATGTGCTTTTGTCCAACAATGACTTTGTTCATTTCCATTGTTAAAATATCAATAAAAGCACTTTCTCTTTCTATAAGTTCATTTAATTCTCGAATATCGTAATTTGATCCGGGTGTTTCCATAATAAAAGTTTTGTCTGAAAAATAACGCTCATTTAATTATTCATGCAAATTCAAAAAATATTCTCTATTAAGTTGTTAATAGATGGTTAAATCTAAAGTGTGCATTCAACATTTGGGCATGATTTATGGGTTTCTTTTTATAATTTTAAGAACAAAAAATAATTTGCTATGATTAATAAGCGATTACTTATTAAAAATCTATTGGCTCAATATGATGAGAATAGTTTCTATGATAAGAAAAGGCAGCTAAATTTACACACCAAATCGGGGAAAGCAAAATTTTTGAAACATATTTGTGCCTTGTCCAATTCAAATCCTCAAAATAATTCATTTATCATTGTGGGGGTGGACGATGATAATAACGAATTGGTCGGTGTCGATTTTTATGACGACAGCAAGATTCAAAACTTAGTAAATGCGTACTTTGGCAACCCTCCAAGTATTACGTATGACAATGTTACTTTTACGGATTTGGCTGAAGATAAGGTGATTGGGTTAGTAACGATAGCGCCAAATTCGGATTTGACGACTTTTAAAAGGCCAATAGGAGAAGTACAAGTAGGCTCTTATTTTTCTCGTGTAGGCAGTACTTCTGTACCCAATGGAGCACTGGTTTACAACGGCAATAGGACCCATGTAGAAAGTATTGAGAAAAGTTCTCAAAACAATCTAAACCATCTGCTGGAAAGTGTCGTGCGTTATATGATGCAGTCTTCTAAGGATATTCACGCCAATTACAGTGTGTTTAAAGAGCAATTTGTCATTTGTTGGGTGGGAAAAAAGATGAATATCCGCGGTATTCCTTTTTACTCGCGTATGGATATTGAGTTTGTCAATGAGCAAATTAAGCTATTCTACTCTTCCCTTGATGTTGTTACATTATTTTACGATACAGAATCTTTTGTCTTGACCGAGTATCTAAATTTGGGATTAAACGACGGAACGAGTTACTATCCTTTCGAAGAGATGCGGTTGAATTTTTATGATAATGGCAGTTATGCCATAGAGAGTAAAATGTTGTTTGAGCCCCCAAAATACAATGAAAATATCTTAGAACACATTTATAGAAATAGTGTAAAAGTCATTCAAAAAATAAAGCAAGGCGATCGTTTAACTAACAAAGAAGAACGGGTGTTGAGTAAATTGTGTTACAACATGATGTTGTGTTATCTCAATGGGTTCGAGCAGGCGAAAGATGAATTAATTGAGGTTAAAGATTATTTAAAATTTGCTAATGACCCTCAGCTGTTTATAGGCTTTAAGCAAGTAATGCGTATCTTGCGCAAGCTAAAATACGAAACAGAGCATTATGAGTAGAACATTGGTTATAGGAGATATACATGGCGGATTTAAAGGGTTGAAACAACTTTTTGAGCGAGCTAAGATAACACCAACAGATCAATTGATTTTTTTAGGAGATTATGTAGATGGATGGAGTGAACCTCATAAAGTGGTTGAATTTTTACTTGAATTGGAGCAAACGCATACTTGTATTTTTTTAAGAGGAAATCACGAGAGCCTTCTCGTTAGGTGGATGTTGACCAAAGAAGAGAATCCGCAGTGGTTTAAAAATGGCGGGGATTCATCTGTTTTGGCCTATCAACAGTTGCCGGAAGAACAATTTAATCGACATTTAGCCTTCTTTCAGCGTTTGAAAAATTACTATATCGATGGAGAAAATCGCCTATTTGTGCATGCGGGATTTACCAACCCTAGAGGAATAGAAGCGGAGTTTTTCGAAGAATATTTGTATTGGGATCGCACCTTATGGGAGATGGTTATGGCAATGGATCCTAACCTAGCGCAGACAGATCCACTATATCCCAAACGATTGAAATTTCACAAGGAAATTTACATTGGACATACACCCGTTACCCATTTTGGTTTTGATGTACCTGTAAACGGTGCTACTGTTTGGAATATTGATACAGGAGCTGCTTTTTTAGGAAAAATAAGTGCCTTGGATATTGATACAAAAGAATATTGGCAAAGTGATGTTGTTGCAGATTTATACCCATTAGAAGTGGGGAGAAATCACAAATAATGGTAAAAAATTATATATTTGTAGCTAAAGTAAAACACAAATGAAAAAAATAATCGCAACTGCTTTTTTAATCGGTGGTATCATGGGGGCTAAAGCACAAGCCGTAAATGAAGTTAAGATCAATATTCTTAATGCTATCGTCGTGCCTTCAATTGAATTGGGTTATGAACACTTTATTGATCACAACCAATCGATTGGAGTAGATATCCATTTTATGGATCGATTTTCATACTATCACGAAAGTAAAAGCAAAGATCAAAAGTTTAATACAACGAGTTTAGCGTTAAACTATAAATTCTATTTTGGTGGTAACAATGATGCTAACGGAAGTGGATATTCAGTATCTCCTTTTATTAAGTACCGTTTTGGTAATTTCAAAGAAGATAAGTTTAATTCAGAAATTAATGGAGTAGAGCGCGTGAAAACGGATATGAATAGCTTTATTTTGGGAATTGGGTTCGGACATAAATGGACGATGGGCGATTCTTTTGCTATTGAGCCATTTGCCAATATTGGCAGAAACTTTAGCAGTGAGGTAAATGACCGTTTTTCTGCTATTGAATTTAATGCAGGTGTAATGATTGGTTATCGTTTTTAATCAACAAGGATATAAAAAAAAAGACGTCTAATTTAGACGTCTTTTTTTTATGGTTGTATGCTATTAAAAATCAAATTTAATACCTTGTGCTAATGGAAGTTCACTTCCGTAGTTGATGGTATTGGTTTGTCTTCTCATGTATGCTTTCCAAGCATCAGATCCAGACTCACGTCCTCCACCTGTTTCTTTTTCACCTCCAAAAGCTCCACCAATTTCAGCACCTGAAGTACCGATATTAACGTTGGCAATTCCACAATCTGAACCTGCTTGTGAAAGGAATAACTCCATTTCGCGCATATTGTTTGTGAAAATAGAAGACGACAATCCTTGAGGAACGCCATTTTGCATGTCGATAGCCTCTTGGATGTTGTTGTATTTCATTACATATAAAATTGGTGCAAATGTTTCTGCTTGTACAATTTCAAATTCGTTTTTAGCTTCAATGATACACGGTTTTACATAGCAACCACTTTCATATCCAGCTCCTTCAACAACACCACCTTCCACGATGATTTTTCCACCTTCTTGTTTTGCTTTTTCGATTGCGTTTAAGTAATCTTGAACTGCACCTTTGTCAATAAGTGGACCTACGTGATTCGCAGCGTCTAATGGGTTTCCAATTTTCAATTGCCCATAAGCACTTTGTAATACTTGGATGGTTTTATCGTACACGCTTTCGTGAATAATTAAACGACGCGTTGATGTACAACGTTGTCCCGCTGTTCCAACAGCTCCGAATACTGCTCCAACCAATACCATGTTGATATCAGCATGCTCCGAAACGATGATTGCGTTGTTTCCTCCTAATTCTAAGATTGTATTTCCAAAACGCTCAGCAACTGTTTTTGATACGTGACGACCAATGCGAGTTGATCCTGTGAAAGATACTAATGGAATACGGTGGTCATTGTTCATTAAATCACCACATTCATTTCCAACTACTAAGTTACAAACGCCTTCTTGAATACCGTTAGCTTTGAATACTTTAGCAATGATGTTTTGACAAGCTACAGCACACAAAGGTGTTTTCGAACTTGGTTTCCACACACAAACGTCTCCACAAACCCAAGCAATCATTGTATTCCAGCTCCATACAGCCACGGGGAAGTTGAAAGCAGAAATAATACCTACAATTCCAATTGGGTGCCATTGCTCATACATTCTGTGCATCGGTCTTTCAGAGTGCATTGTTAAACCGTACAATTGACGTGATAATCCAACTGCAAAGTCACAGATGTCAATCATCTCTTGAACTTCACCTAAACCTTCTTGTAAACTTTTACCCATTTCATAAGAAACAAGCTTCCCAAGATGCTCTTTATTGTTGCGTAATTCCTCTCCAATTTGACGAACGAGATCTCCTCTTTTTGGTGCAGGAACTAATTTCCATGATTTATAAGCTTCTTGTGCTGTTTGCATTACTTTTTCGTAATCTTCAGCTGTAGTTGCTTTTACTTTTCCTATTAATTCACCAGTTACGGGTGAGTATGATTCGATAATTCTTCCGTTAGAAAATGAGTTTAAACCTGTTGAAGTTCCGTTGTTTACTTCCGCAAGTCCTAAATGCTTCATCGCATCCAAAATTCCAAATTGGTCATTTGTTGTTGCCATTATTCTTCTTTTATAGTTTATAAGATAGTTCTTTGCTAAGATATAAAAATAATTTTAGCTAAGAGGCGTTAATAAAAACACTTCATTTAGCCATATTATTAAGTTGTTGATAATTATTTGGAATAAAATCAACGTTTATTTGGTGGTAATTGTAAAATCCTAATTAGGTTGTTAGTATGAACGACTAGATTGCATAGCAACAAAAAAATACGGTGTTTTTTACTTGTTAAAAGCAGGAGAGACTGACTAAGGAACAGCGTCCATAATACAGTTGCAATGGGAGCACGTTCTCCGTGCTTCTGATTCATAAAAGTGCTTAAAATGCGGTAAGAAATCAGTTTCAATATCGGTTAATTCGAAATATACTTCATACAATTTCTCGTTGCAATTTTCGCAATACCACAATAGTCCATCTTTTGCATGCGCTGCCTTGCGTTTGGTTTCTACAACCAGACCTATAGAATTGGCTGTGCGAATAGGGGCGTGAGGCATTTTTGCGGGAAGGAGATAGATATCACCTGGGTTCAGTGTAATGCGCTTTCTTTTCCCTTCTTCTTGAATGTCGATGTGTATGGTACCTTCCAATTGAAAAAAGAACTCCTCGTTTTCGTTATAGTGAAAATCTTTGCGGTTATTTGGACCTCCAACGACCATAATGATGTAATCTTTAGCATCGATAAAAAGATTCTTATTAGACACAGGAGGTTTCAGTAGGTCTTTGTTTTCATTCACCCACTGTAACAGGTTAAAGGCTACGGCATTACTCATAGGATAAAAATGCGTTTAGTTACTTTTACTCAACCAATTTTGAGGGTTGTCAATATTGGAGTTGTGCGAAAGTAAGAATTTTAAAACAGTTTTTCCATTGCTGTTGGTGTTAATTGTTCCGATGGTCTGTTTTAAGCTTACCTTGTCCCCTTTTTGAATTGTAACATCGCGTAAATTTTGGTAAACGGTGATGTAATCTCCATGCTGAATTAAAACGGCTTTATTTCCTCCAGATAAAACTTGTACCTGCAGTACCTCTCCTTCAAAAATAGCCCTTGCCTTGGCATTGGATTCTGTGGTAATCTCCACGCCACTGTTGTGAATCGTCAAGTGTGTTTGTACTGGATGCGGCTGATCTCCATAAGGAAGAGATACATACCCTTTTTCAACGGGCCAAGGTAATTTGCCACGGTTGGCCTTGAAGTTGTCCGCTACTAATTTTCCTTCCGGCGTTAGTTCAAAAGTAGCCGCTGAAGAAGTCGTTGCTGTTGATTTTGTAGTGGTTTTACCCGCTTTGGCAGCTGCTTCTCTTGCTTTTCTATTGGCTTCCTCAATAGCTTCGCGAATTAACTGCTGTATTTTGCGGTCAATTGCTTTGGTTTCGTCTTGTTTTTTCTTAATCTGTTCATTGAACTTCTTCTGATCTTTCTTTACAATAGAAACCAAGTCTTTTTGTTCCGTTAAATCTTGTTGTAAATTCTTTTCGTTTGTCTCTTGCTCAGCTAAAAGCTTGCGTTGTTTTTCTTTTTCAACCTCTAGTTTAGCTAAAGCTTCTTTCAACAATACTGTTTTATCTTTTAGTTCCTCTCCTTGTTGTTTTCTGAATTCGGCGTATTGCTTTAAGTATTGTACGCGTTTATACGCCTGAAAGAAATTTTCAGAAGAAAGAATGAACATCATTTTACTTTGATTGGAGCGGCTTTTGTATGCTGTTACAATAGTCTTGGCATAATCTTGCTTTAGCTGTTCTAATTCTTTAGCTAATGCATTGGCCTCTTTTTGATTTTTTGCAATCGTGTTATTGGTGATATTGATTTGCTTGCGAACATTGCTAATCAACTGTCTGTTTAACGTAACTTTTCGGTTGATTTCATCAATTTCAGTTAAAATATTGCGCTCCTTCGTTTGCTCCTTATGAAGTAACTGTTGTACAGACTTTATCTCAATAATAATCTGCTGTTTTCTGCGTTCTAACTGTTCTTGTGTCTCTTTTTGTTGGGCACACAAAGGCAATGCCATTAAAATGAACCATATCGTGCAGTATGTTTTTCTCATAGGGATTTACTTCTTAAGCCATACAATATTACGGATTTTTTACAAATTAATCATTTTGTATCCTTTTGGAACGCTATAATTAAGGCGTAAATCTTCATTAAAGGACACTTTTCGGTAATGAATAGCTAAATTTAGTGTTTTTTCTCCTTCTTCTGCTACAATATTTAGTTCAGTTGGCACAATAAAATGCTTGAATTTTTGATAACCAGGATAGGAGATCGTCACTTTTCGATTGGAGTCGCGCTCTTCAATAGCTTCTTTTTTTAATAAACTATTTTCATCCTCAAAAAAGTAGGTAGATTGTAATTCTTCTTGTTCAACGGATTGTACTTTGTGTAAGCCCTTTTCTATGGTAGCGACAAACTCTTTGGTGTTTTGACTAT contains the following coding sequences:
- the amaB gene encoding L-piperidine-6-carboxylate dehydrogenase; translated protein: MATTNDQFGILDAMKHLGLAEVNNGTSTGLNSFSNGRIIESYSPVTGELIGKVKATTAEDYEKVMQTAQEAYKSWKLVPAPKRGDLVRQIGEELRNNKEHLGKLVSYEMGKSLQEGLGEVQEMIDICDFAVGLSRQLYGLTMHSERPMHRMYEQWHPIGIVGIISAFNFPVAVWSWNTMIAWVCGDVCVWKPSSKTPLCAVACQNIIAKVFKANGIQEGVCNLVVGNECGDLMNNDHRIPLVSFTGSTRIGRHVSKTVAERFGNTILELGGNNAIIVSEHADINMVLVGAVFGAVGTAGQRCTSTRRLIIHESVYDKTIQVLQSAYGQLKIGNPLDAANHVGPLIDKGAVQDYLNAIEKAKQEGGKIIVEGGVVEGAGYESGCYVKPCIIEAKNEFEIVQAETFAPILYVMKYNNIQEAIDMQNGVPQGLSSSIFTNNMREMELFLSQAGSDCGIANVNIGTSGAEIGGAFGGEKETGGGRESGSDAWKAYMRRQTNTINYGSELPLAQGIKFDF
- a CDS encoding DUF3575 domain-containing protein, whose protein sequence is MKKIIATAFLIGGIMGAKAQAVNEVKINILNAIVVPSIELGYEHFIDHNQSIGVDIHFMDRFSYYHESKSKDQKFNTTSLALNYKFYFGGNNDANGSGYSVSPFIKYRFGNFKEDKFNSEINGVERVKTDMNSFILGIGFGHKWTMGDSFAIEPFANIGRNFSSEVNDRFSAIEFNAGVMIGYRF
- a CDS encoding DUF5929 domain-containing protein, with amino-acid sequence MINKRLLIKNLLAQYDENSFYDKKRQLNLHTKSGKAKFLKHICALSNSNPQNNSFIIVGVDDDNNELVGVDFYDDSKIQNLVNAYFGNPPSITYDNVTFTDLAEDKVIGLVTIAPNSDLTTFKRPIGEVQVGSYFSRVGSTSVPNGALVYNGNRTHVESIEKSSQNNLNHLLESVVRYMMQSSKDIHANYSVFKEQFVICWVGKKMNIRGIPFYSRMDIEFVNEQIKLFYSSLDVVTLFYDTESFVLTEYLNLGLNDGTSYYPFEEMRLNFYDNGSYAIESKMLFEPPKYNENILEHIYRNSVKVIQKIKQGDRLTNKEERVLSKLCYNMMLCYLNGFEQAKDELIEVKDYLKFANDPQLFIGFKQVMRILRKLKYETEHYE
- a CDS encoding 3-hydroxyanthranilate 3,4-dioxygenase, translating into MSNAVAFNLLQWVNENKDLLKPPVSNKNLFIDAKDYIIMVVGGPNNRKDFHYNENEEFFFQLEGTIHIDIQEEGKRKRITLNPGDIYLLPAKMPHAPIRTANSIGLVVETKRKAAHAKDGLLWYCENCNEKLYEVYFELTDIETDFLPHFKHFYESEARRTCSHCNCIMDAVP
- a CDS encoding metallophosphoesterase family protein, coding for MSRTLVIGDIHGGFKGLKQLFERAKITPTDQLIFLGDYVDGWSEPHKVVEFLLELEQTHTCIFLRGNHESLLVRWMLTKEENPQWFKNGGDSSVLAYQQLPEEQFNRHLAFFQRLKNYYIDGENRLFVHAGFTNPRGIEAEFFEEYLYWDRTLWEMVMAMDPNLAQTDPLYPKRLKFHKEIYIGHTPVTHFGFDVPVNGATVWNIDTGAAFLGKISALDIDTKEYWQSDVVADLYPLEVGRNHK
- a CDS encoding murein hydrolase activator EnvC family protein, giving the protein MRKTYCTIWFILMALPLCAQQKETQEQLERRKQQIIIEIKSVQQLLHKEQTKERNILTEIDEINRKVTLNRQLISNVRKQINITNNTIAKNQKEANALAKELEQLKQDYAKTIVTAYKSRSNQSKMMFILSSENFFQAYKRVQYLKQYAEFRKQQGEELKDKTVLLKEALAKLEVEKEKQRKLLAEQETNEKNLQQDLTEQKDLVSIVKKDQKKFNEQIKKKQDETKAIDRKIQQLIREAIEEANRKAREAAAKAGKTTTKSTATTSSAATFELTPEGKLVADNFKANRGKLPWPVEKGYVSLPYGDQPHPVQTHLTIHNSGVEITTESNAKARAIFEGEVLQVQVLSGGNKAVLIQHGDYITVYQNLRDVTIQKGDKVSLKQTIGTINTNSNGKTVLKFLLSHNSNIDNPQNWLSKSN